From a region of the Desulfovibrio legallii genome:
- a CDS encoding alpha/beta hydrolase family protein, with amino-acid sequence MPQASGEVRGAPQVALVPQGRLWHNSEMRTLAVLIFCLVAALPHGVRAAESYQVGFCTLGSWSADKNLRLDVNVWYPSVRPPRDLSYPPWEFSAARGGKAVEGRFPLLLLSHDTAGTRFSYHDTASWLASRGFVVAAPTHARDNLDHMEDLLTWSQLQTRAQELSGVIDLLLADPETASSVDANRIGVLGFGAGGAAALLLGGALPDCTAWNSYCGMAGRNDLYCNPWARTRMDKLCQSLPLTKSLADPRVRAVAAVAPGFGMLFSRAAFRWFYPPLLLVAAQNDQNNPPALHARHIYKNMEKKPRWLYLPGADAAAFAAPCPEALAAELPELCRPMSDSLRGEQHQALDTALADFFLHYLGGDNPPQIPPPPDLTPPQPQPQPAPPPTIKARKKRG; translated from the coding sequence ATGCCGCAGGCCTCCGGTGAAGTGCGGGGCGCGCCCCAGGTCGCTCTTGTACCCCAGGGCCGCTTGTGGCACAACTCTGAGATGCGCACCCTGGCCGTTCTGATTTTCTGTCTTGTGGCCGCCCTGCCCCACGGGGTTCGGGCCGCCGAATCCTACCAGGTAGGCTTCTGCACCCTGGGTTCCTGGTCGGCGGACAAAAACCTGCGCCTGGACGTCAATGTCTGGTACCCCTCCGTCCGTCCGCCCCGCGACCTGAGCTACCCGCCGTGGGAGTTTTCCGCCGCCAGGGGCGGCAAGGCTGTGGAGGGGCGCTTTCCCCTGCTGCTGCTTTCACACGACACGGCGGGCACGCGCTTTTCCTACCACGACACGGCTTCGTGGCTGGCTTCCCGCGGCTTTGTGGTGGCCGCCCCTACCCACGCCCGCGACAATCTGGACCATATGGAAGATCTGCTCACCTGGTCCCAGCTGCAGACCAGAGCGCAGGAGCTTTCCGGCGTCATCGACCTGCTGCTGGCCGACCCGGAAACTGCCTCCAGTGTGGACGCCAACCGTATCGGCGTGCTGGGCTTCGGTGCCGGCGGCGCGGCGGCCCTGCTGCTGGGCGGCGCGTTGCCGGACTGCACGGCATGGAACAGTTACTGCGGCATGGCCGGGCGCAACGACCTCTACTGCAACCCCTGGGCGCGCACCCGCATGGACAAACTCTGCCAAAGTCTGCCCCTGACCAAAAGCCTGGCCGACCCCCGCGTGCGGGCCGTGGCGGCCGTGGCCCCCGGCTTCGGCATGCTTTTTTCGCGCGCCGCGTTTCGCTGGTTTTATCCTCCCCTGCTGCTGGTGGCCGCCCAGAACGACCAAAACAACCCCCCGGCCCTGCACGCCCGGCACATTTACAAGAATATGGAAAAGAAACCCCGCTGGCTGTACCTGCCAGGCGCGGACGCCGCCGCCTTTGCCGCCCCCTGCCCGGAAGCCCTGGCCGCCGAGCTGCCCGAGCTGTGCCGCCCCATGTCTGACTCCCTGCGCGGTGAACAACACCAGGCCCTGGATACCGCTCTGGCGGACTTTTTTCTGCACTACCTGGGCGGCGACAACCCGCCGCAGATTCCTCCGCCACCGGATCTCACGCCGCCCCAGCCCCAGCCGCAACCGGCCCCGCCGCCCACGATCAAAGCCCGCAAAAAGCGCGGCTGA
- a CDS encoding DedA family protein translates to MEFLQYFVNFVLHIDVHLFELVARYGVWVYAILFIIVFCETGLVVTPFLPGDSLLFASGVAAGAGLMGYTEVMGVLLAAGVGGDAVNYLIGRHVGPAIFSRENRLIKKDHLLKAHLFYERHGGKAIVLARFIPVVRTFAPFVAGIALMHPRTFFVYNITGCVLWVGGLVSAGYFLGNLPWVRQHFNIIVYVIIVLSLLPLLIEVLRARCGGKRQG, encoded by the coding sequence ATGGAATTTTTGCAGTATTTTGTAAATTTTGTTCTGCATATTGACGTACACTTGTTTGAATTGGTGGCGCGCTACGGCGTGTGGGTGTACGCAATTCTGTTCATTATCGTCTTTTGTGAAACGGGGCTGGTGGTTACGCCCTTTCTGCCGGGGGATTCTCTGCTCTTTGCCTCCGGAGTGGCGGCCGGGGCCGGGCTTATGGGGTATACTGAAGTCATGGGTGTGCTGCTGGCGGCGGGCGTGGGCGGCGATGCGGTCAACTACCTTATCGGTCGGCATGTGGGCCCGGCCATTTTTTCGCGGGAGAACCGGCTGATCAAGAAGGATCACCTGCTTAAGGCGCATCTGTTTTACGAGCGCCACGGCGGAAAAGCTATTGTACTGGCCCGCTTCATCCCCGTTGTGCGCACATTTGCCCCCTTTGTAGCGGGTATTGCCCTGATGCACCCGCGCACTTTTTTTGTCTACAACATCACAGGCTGCGTACTCTGGGTGGGTGGACTTGTTTCCGCTGGGTATTTTTTGGGCAATCTTCCTTGGGTGCGCCAGCATTTTAATATCATTGTCTACGTTATTATTGTGCTTTCTCTGCTGCCGCTGCTCATCGAGGTTCTCCGGGCGCGGTGCGGCGGCAAACGGCAGGGCTGA
- a CDS encoding glycosyltransferase family 9 protein, which yields MAAAKEDAAAGVSLVVNLTRLGDLLQSQALITDLHRRGRRVQLVCLDNFADALSLLRHVERAWPLPGAQWLAALDRDWRGAAGDLLAWTRRVRGVAQPQEIINLTTTLPARLLTRLLAGSDCSVRGFDLDAEGFGRNNGVWASFLNGTTAGRLNAPFNLVDMFRMLGAPKGTASVGAAGDAALRTPSEQTRLAALALLAAAPAESRGFVGLQLGASEARRQWPVRHFAVVGDQLWRELRLCPVLLGAPAETSLAQEYADLANAPFCNATGRTDLPQLAAVLTQLRLLITNDTGTMHLAAGLGVPSLALFLATAQPWDTGPYLPACCCLEPALDCHPCPYNRPCPHNLECHERISPAVAGALALSWCRTGRWEDAPLARNGGEVRIWLSRRDVGGFMDLRDLAGREGEDRSLWMRQQRHFWRHILDDMDRPVPSPLPPCPVTACSPPFAHEVGAALEQAVTLLQAIAAQGALTGKSPRAGALLLRNCERLQNLLNGCPPLAALGGFWRELRQARGDDIAEFLQFSGKLAVYLEQWRQKLQGLA from the coding sequence ATGGCTGCGGCCAAGGAAGACGCGGCAGCGGGCGTCAGTCTGGTCGTCAACCTGACCAGGCTGGGCGATCTGCTCCAGAGTCAGGCGCTCATTACAGATCTGCACCGGCGCGGACGAAGGGTGCAGCTGGTCTGTCTGGACAATTTTGCCGACGCGCTGAGCCTGTTGCGCCATGTGGAGCGGGCCTGGCCCCTGCCGGGGGCGCAGTGGCTGGCCGCGCTGGACCGTGATTGGCGGGGAGCCGCCGGCGATCTGCTGGCCTGGACGCGCCGCGTCCGCGGAGTGGCCCAGCCGCAGGAAATCATCAACCTTACCACCACGCTGCCGGCCCGCCTGCTGACCCGCCTGCTGGCCGGATCAGACTGCTCTGTGCGGGGCTTCGACCTTGATGCGGAAGGCTTTGGCCGCAACAACGGGGTCTGGGCCTCCTTTCTCAATGGGACCACAGCAGGCAGGCTTAATGCACCGTTCAATCTGGTAGACATGTTTCGCATGCTGGGCGCGCCCAAGGGCACAGCGTCCGTGGGCGCGGCGGGGGACGCCGCCCTGCGGACGCCCTCGGAGCAGACCCGGCTGGCTGCGTTGGCCCTGCTGGCCGCCGCGCCCGCAGAGTCGCGAGGCTTTGTGGGCCTGCAGCTGGGGGCCAGCGAGGCGCGTCGGCAGTGGCCTGTGCGGCATTTTGCCGTCGTGGGGGACCAGCTGTGGCGCGAACTGCGGCTCTGCCCCGTGTTGCTGGGCGCTCCTGCCGAAACCTCTCTGGCCCAGGAGTACGCCGATCTGGCCAACGCGCCTTTTTGTAATGCTACAGGCCGCACAGACCTGCCCCAACTGGCGGCCGTGCTCACGCAACTGCGCCTGCTTATTACCAACGACACGGGCACCATGCACCTGGCCGCAGGCCTTGGCGTACCCAGCCTGGCCCTTTTTCTGGCCACGGCCCAGCCCTGGGACACGGGGCCCTATCTGCCCGCCTGTTGCTGCCTGGAGCCCGCTTTGGACTGCCATCCCTGCCCCTACAACCGGCCCTGCCCCCACAACCTGGAGTGCCATGAACGCATCAGCCCCGCTGTGGCAGGGGCCCTGGCGCTCTCCTGGTGCCGTACGGGCCGCTGGGAGGACGCGCCGCTGGCGCGCAACGGCGGCGAGGTCCGTATTTGGTTGAGTCGGCGGGATGTGGGCGGCTTTATGGATTTGCGCGACCTGGCGGGGCGGGAAGGGGAGGATCGCAGCCTCTGGATGCGTCAGCAACGGCATTTCTGGCGTCATATTCTTGACGATATGGACCGCCCAGTGCCTTCTCCTCTGCCGCCTTGCCCGGTAACGGCCTGCAGCCCGCCCTTTGCCCATGAAGTGGGGGCAGCTCTGGAGCAGGCCGTAACTCTGTTGCAGGCCATTGCGGCCCAAGGTGCGCTGACCGGCAAAAGCCCCAGGGCCGGGGCCCTGCTGCTGCGCAATTGTGAACGGCTGCAGAACCTGCTCAACGGCTGCCCACCCCTGGCCGCTTTGGGGGGATTCTGGCGTGAGCTGCGCCAGGCAAGGGGTGATGATATTGCAGAATTTTTGCAATTTTCAGGAAAACTGGCTGTGTATCTGGAGCAGTGGCGACAGAAGTTGCAGGGCTTGGCATAA
- the ldhH gene encoding L-lactate dehydrogenase (quinone) large subunit LdhH produces MHDALKSSSGYHKELDNALKDDFLRRTLDTFAVAYRANREAVFKDVDERALIHKIAEAKDYACQHLEELYTQFKAEAEKRGVHVHRAATAAEANEIIIRIAKENNVKRVTKSKSMTAEEIELNPALEAQGITVDETDLGEWIIQLRHEGPSHMVMPAIHLSRYQVADDFTKATGEKQDSDIQRLVKVARVQLRRKFIAADMGISGCNFAVAENGAVSTVTNEGNARMVTTLPKVHVAIAGLDKLVASLDDALTALLVLPRNATAQRLTSYVTWMCGAGPCGANADNKKIMHVVFLDNGRTQIAKDPLFKQIFRCVRCGACANVCPVYRLVGGHKMGYIYIGAIGLILTYFFHGKDRARILSQNCMGCESCANVCAGGIDLPRLIREVRSRLNAEQGAPVEANLLSAVMKNRKLFHRLLKFASFAQKPFTRGEPFMRHLPMAFLGKQGFKALPAIAGKSFRDRWPDIAPKVEKPVMRVALFSGCAQDFIYPEELEAAVKILAAKNVAVEFPMEQSCCGLPLEMMGQRRTSMDVAKQNIAAFRGGNYDYIITLCASCAGHLKHHYPEILEKDYSTVEAQEFAAKVIDFSSFVHDVLGLKPEDFNNSGQKVTYHASCHLCRGLGVKKAPRELIADAAEYVPCEEEEVCCGFGGSYSVKFPEISAQLLENKLTHMKETGADRLVVDCPGCVMQLRGGAEKKGLKIKVDHIAELLAENLKK; encoded by the coding sequence CCGCGAAGCCGTCTTCAAGGATGTGGACGAGCGCGCGCTCATCCACAAGATTGCCGAGGCCAAAGACTACGCCTGTCAGCACCTGGAAGAACTCTACACCCAGTTCAAGGCCGAGGCTGAAAAGCGCGGCGTGCATGTACACCGTGCCGCCACTGCCGCCGAAGCCAATGAGATTATCATCCGCATCGCCAAGGAAAACAACGTTAAGCGGGTGACCAAGTCCAAATCCATGACGGCTGAAGAAATTGAGCTGAACCCCGCCCTGGAGGCTCAGGGCATCACCGTGGACGAAACCGACCTTGGCGAGTGGATCATTCAGCTGCGGCACGAAGGCCCTTCGCACATGGTCATGCCCGCCATCCACCTTTCGCGCTATCAGGTGGCCGACGACTTTACCAAGGCCACGGGCGAGAAGCAGGATTCGGACATCCAGCGCCTGGTGAAGGTGGCCCGCGTGCAGCTGCGCCGTAAGTTCATCGCCGCAGACATGGGCATCAGCGGCTGTAACTTCGCCGTGGCCGAAAACGGCGCGGTTTCCACAGTGACCAACGAAGGCAACGCCCGTATGGTCACCACCCTGCCCAAGGTGCATGTGGCCATTGCCGGTTTGGACAAGCTGGTGGCCAGCCTGGACGACGCCCTGACGGCCTTGCTGGTGCTGCCCCGCAATGCCACGGCCCAGCGGCTTACCTCTTATGTGACCTGGATGTGCGGCGCGGGCCCCTGTGGGGCCAATGCGGACAACAAAAAGATCATGCACGTGGTCTTTTTGGATAACGGCCGCACGCAGATTGCCAAAGATCCCCTGTTCAAGCAGATCTTCCGGTGCGTGCGTTGCGGCGCCTGCGCCAACGTCTGCCCGGTCTATCGTCTGGTGGGCGGCCACAAGATGGGCTACATTTATATTGGCGCCATCGGCCTGATCCTTACCTATTTCTTCCACGGCAAAGACCGGGCCCGCATCCTGAGTCAGAATTGCATGGGTTGCGAATCCTGCGCCAATGTCTGCGCCGGCGGCATTGACCTGCCCCGCCTCATCCGCGAGGTGCGCAGCCGGCTCAATGCCGAGCAGGGCGCGCCGGTGGAAGCCAACCTGCTTTCCGCCGTCATGAAGAACCGCAAGCTCTTCCACCGTCTGCTCAAATTCGCGAGCTTTGCGCAAAAGCCTTTTACGCGCGGCGAACCTTTCATGCGTCACCTGCCCATGGCTTTTCTGGGCAAGCAGGGCTTCAAGGCTCTGCCGGCCATTGCCGGCAAATCCTTCCGCGACCGCTGGCCCGACATCGCGCCCAAGGTGGAAAAGCCGGTCATGCGGGTGGCCCTGTTCAGCGGCTGCGCTCAGGACTTTATTTATCCTGAGGAACTGGAAGCCGCCGTCAAGATCCTGGCCGCCAAAAATGTGGCCGTGGAATTCCCCATGGAGCAGTCCTGCTGCGGCCTGCCCCTGGAAATGATGGGCCAGCGCAGAACCTCCATGGACGTGGCTAAACAGAATATCGCCGCCTTCCGGGGTGGCAACTACGACTACATCATCACCCTCTGCGCCAGCTGCGCCGGGCACCTCAAGCACCACTATCCGGAAATTCTGGAGAAGGACTACTCTACGGTGGAGGCGCAGGAGTTCGCGGCCAAGGTTATCGACTTCAGTTCCTTTGTGCACGACGTACTGGGCCTGAAGCCGGAAGACTTCAACAACTCCGGCCAGAAGGTGACCTACCACGCCTCCTGCCACCTTTGCCGCGGCCTGGGCGTGAAAAAAGCCCCGCGGGAGCTCATCGCCGATGCAGCTGAGTATGTGCCCTGCGAGGAAGAAGAAGTCTGTTGCGGTTTTGGCGGCAGCTATTCCGTGAAGTTCCCCGAAATATCGGCCCAGCTGCTGGAAAACAAGCTGACCCATATGAAGGAAACCGGCGCGGACCGCCTGGTGGTGGACTGCCCCGGCTGCGTCATGCAGCTGCGCGGCGGCGCGGAAAAGAAAGGCCTCAAGATCAAGGTGGACCACATCGCTGAGCTTTTGGCCGAAAACCTGAAAAAATAA